The Candidatus Caldatribacterium sp. DNA window CCTGAGGAGGTCATCACCAAGGATAAGAAAACCCTTGTGGTCGACAGCTACGTCCGCTGGCGCATTGCTGACCCCCTTCTTTTCCTCCAAACGGTGGTGAGCGAGAACAGAGCCATCATCCGCATCGACGATGTGGTGTACTCCGAGCTTCGAACTGAAATCGGACGGGTAGACCTCTTTGATCTCGTCTCCAAGGTCCGAAAAGAGGTCGTGGAAAGAGTAACCGCAAGGTCCAACGAGAAGACCAAGGAATTCGGGGTGGAGATTGTGGATGTCCGCATCAAGCGGGCGGATCTCCCCAAGCAAAACGAGGAAGCCGTTTTCCAGCGGATGAAAGCCGAGAGGGAGCGCCAAGCTCGACAGTACCGCTCCGAAGGTGAGGAAGAGGCGACAAAGATTCGGGCCGAGGCAGACAAAGAACGAGCCCTCATTCTTGCCGAGGCAGAAAAGAAAGCCCAGATTCTCCGAGGCGAGGGCGAAGCCGAGGCCCTGCGAATCTATGCGGAGGCGTACCGGAAGAATCCCGAATTCTTCGCC harbors:
- the hflC gene encoding protease modulator HflC is translated as MSRTWRWYVGLVAVLLILLAVFKPWYVLDETEQGVIVQFGKPVRVVRESGFHLKLPYPFQVVRKFERRLLEYDSPPEEVITKDKKTLVVDSYVRWRIADPLLFLQTVVSENRAIIRIDDVVYSELRTEIGRVDLFDLVSKVRKEVVERVTARSNEKTKEFGVEIVDVRIKRADLPKQNEEAVFQRMKAERERQARQYRSEGEEEATKIRAEADKERALILAEAEKKAQILRGEGEAEALRIYAEAYRKNPEFFAFLRTLEVYKKSFKEGDTFILTPASDILLYLRSLQEPQPQEEER